In one window of Fictibacillus phosphorivorans DNA:
- a CDS encoding CheR family methyltransferase, whose translation MDPDYESFKQSIYEQTGIDLSLYKEAQMKRRLIALRDKRSFTTFSEYFRALKINPELLLEFLDRMTINVSEFYRNPARWDVLEKKIIPLLMGDRSSLKVWSAACSTGEEPYSLSMLLSDYKKGLSKFSILATDLDQQVLDQAKKGFYFEKAIKDVPSDKRTRHTTKQDLGIGVSDSIKKHVTFKKQNLLSDRFDSDFDLIVCRNVMIYFTEEAKTVLYQKFSKALRKGGVLFVGSTEQIFNPALYDLESVEPFFYRKLC comes from the coding sequence ATGGACCCGGACTACGAAAGCTTTAAACAGAGCATTTATGAACAAACAGGAATTGACCTTTCTCTATACAAAGAAGCACAAATGAAACGAAGACTCATTGCACTGAGGGACAAACGATCATTTACAACGTTCTCAGAATACTTTCGGGCACTCAAAATAAATCCAGAATTGCTTCTTGAGTTTTTAGATCGTATGACCATTAACGTGTCTGAATTCTACCGAAATCCTGCTCGTTGGGATGTACTGGAGAAAAAAATCATTCCTCTGTTAATGGGTGACAGGTCATCGTTAAAAGTATGGAGCGCAGCCTGCTCTACAGGAGAAGAGCCTTACAGCTTATCGATGTTGTTATCCGATTACAAAAAGGGTTTATCAAAGTTTTCAATACTTGCAACCGACTTAGATCAACAAGTGTTAGATCAAGCAAAAAAAGGATTTTATTTTGAAAAAGCGATTAAAGATGTGCCGAGCGATAAAAGAACACGACATACAACAAAACAGGACCTTGGTATAGGTGTTTCAGACTCGATTAAAAAGCATGTAACGTTTAAGAAGCAGAACTTGCTTTCAGATCGTTTTGATTCTGATTTTGATCTGATCGTCTGCCGAAATGTGATGATCTATTTTACGGAAGAAGCAAAGACCGTTCTGTATCAAAAGTTTAGCAAAGCCCTTCGAAAAGGCGGTGTTCTATTCGTCGGAAGTACCGAGCAGATATTCAATCCCGCGTTATACGACTTAGAATCGGTAGAACCGTTCTTTTATCGAAAACTCTGTTAA
- the ndk gene encoding nucleoside-diphosphate kinase, translated as MEKTFLMVKPDGVQRALIGEIVSRFEKKGFQLVGAKLMNISEDLAKEHYGEHKERPFFGELVDFITSGPVFAMVWEGKDVILTARNMMGKTNPSEAAPGSIRGDYAVQVSNNIIHGSDSAESAVREIGLFFKEEELVSYDKAVAVWI; from the coding sequence ATGGAAAAAACGTTTTTAATGGTAAAACCTGATGGTGTCCAACGTGCGTTAATCGGAGAAATCGTATCCCGTTTTGAAAAGAAAGGTTTTCAACTTGTTGGTGCTAAACTAATGAACATTTCTGAAGATCTTGCAAAAGAACATTATGGTGAGCACAAAGAGCGTCCGTTCTTCGGCGAACTTGTTGATTTCATTACATCTGGTCCAGTATTTGCTATGGTTTGGGAAGGTAAGGACGTTATTCTTACAGCTCGTAACATGATGGGCAAAACAAATCCTTCTGAAGCTGCTCCTGGTTCAATCCGCGGAGACTATGCTGTACAAGTAAGTAACAATATCATCCATGGTTCTGACTCTGCTGAAAGCGCTGTCCGTGAGATCGGTCTTTTCTTTAAAGAAGAAGAACTTGTTTCTTATGATAAAGCAGTAGCGGTTTGGATTTAA
- a CDS encoding polyprenyl synthetase family protein, producing MKLKDLYSFLKKDLQQIEDQLVESVRSDQKQIHTAGAELLKAGGKRIRPVFVLLSAQFGTYNIQQVKKPAAALELIHMASLVHDDVVDDADMRRGRKTVKAKYDNKIAMYTGDFIFASALKLMSEIEIPRAHQILAQGMKEMCLGEIEQINEQYDTDQNIRKYFKRIKRKTALLIALSCQLGAITSKADVSLQKKLYDFGFSVGMAFQITDDILDFTASEKQLGKPAGSDLKQGNLTLPVLYTIYQYPEMKEKLDAYYESKNPAQLAELLKDIKELGGIDYATKISDKYLKRAKLAAESLPETDARDSLLKVADYIAGRKF from the coding sequence GTGAAGTTAAAGGACTTATACTCATTTCTAAAAAAAGATTTGCAGCAGATTGAAGATCAGCTCGTAGAATCCGTTCGTTCCGATCAGAAACAGATTCATACGGCAGGAGCTGAACTTTTAAAAGCAGGGGGAAAGAGAATCCGCCCTGTGTTTGTTCTGCTTTCCGCTCAGTTCGGCACATATAATATTCAACAAGTAAAAAAGCCGGCTGCAGCTCTTGAACTGATCCACATGGCTTCGCTCGTTCATGATGATGTTGTGGATGACGCGGATATGAGACGCGGCAGAAAGACCGTAAAAGCAAAATACGATAACAAGATTGCCATGTATACAGGCGATTTTATTTTCGCATCCGCCTTAAAGCTGATGTCTGAGATCGAAATTCCGCGTGCGCACCAGATTTTGGCACAAGGCATGAAAGAGATGTGTCTTGGGGAGATCGAGCAGATCAACGAACAGTACGACACAGATCAAAACATTCGAAAATACTTCAAACGAATCAAACGAAAAACCGCACTTCTAATCGCACTGAGCTGTCAACTTGGAGCGATTACGTCAAAAGCAGATGTTTCTCTTCAAAAGAAGTTGTATGATTTTGGTTTCTCTGTTGGAATGGCTTTTCAGATCACAGACGATATCTTAGACTTTACGGCTTCTGAAAAACAGCTCGGTAAACCAGCAGGAAGTGACCTGAAGCAAGGAAACTTAACATTGCCTGTGCTGTACACGATCTATCAGTATCCAGAGATGAAAGAGAAACTGGATGCTTATTATGAGTCAAAAAATCCTGCTCAACTTGCAGAACTGTTGAAAGATATCAAAGAGTTAGGCGGAATTGATTACGCAACAAAGATATCTGATAAATATTTAAAGCGCGCTAAATTAGCTGCCGAGTCTTTGCCAGAAACGGATGCCAGAGATAGTTTGTTAAAGGTTGCAGACTATATCGCTGGTCGAAAATTTTGA
- a CDS encoding menaquinone biosynthetic enzyme MqnA/MqnD family protein, with protein sequence MNIGEISYTNIIPLYFYLDRERLMDQGATITQAVPSRVNALMEKQLVDIGGISSFSYGKNAHNYSLVPDLSVSSFGKVNSIFLFSKFKIEELDGKRIALTSSSETSVALLKIILDRFYGVEVAYKTETPNFEAMLNTYDACLLIGDDAISAYRKRGSYNVYDLGEIWYQQTGLPMIFAVMAYRNEMETEQGALLSYVGRSMIESKERCQRENFVPVIERAITEHGGTFQFWNSYFNGLNYQFSGEHEKGLNLYFQLAVECGLLKTMPSIIKYSYK encoded by the coding sequence ATGAACATCGGGGAAATCAGCTACACGAACATCATACCCCTTTATTTTTATTTAGATAGAGAACGCCTGATGGATCAAGGTGCGACCATTACACAAGCGGTTCCATCACGGGTAAACGCTTTAATGGAGAAACAGTTGGTCGATATTGGAGGCATCTCTTCGTTTTCATACGGAAAGAACGCTCATAACTATAGTTTGGTTCCAGATCTTTCTGTTTCTTCGTTCGGAAAAGTAAACTCTATCTTTCTTTTTTCAAAGTTTAAGATCGAAGAGTTGGACGGTAAAAGAATCGCATTAACATCTAGTTCAGAAACATCAGTCGCTCTATTGAAAATCATCTTAGATCGTTTTTATGGTGTAGAGGTTGCTTACAAGACAGAAACACCAAATTTTGAAGCTATGTTGAACACATATGACGCATGCCTTTTGATAGGAGACGATGCAATAAGCGCATACCGAAAACGAGGCTCTTATAACGTATATGACCTAGGCGAGATCTGGTATCAACAGACAGGATTACCTATGATCTTTGCCGTGATGGCGTATCGAAATGAAATGGAGACCGAACAGGGTGCGTTGTTGTCTTACGTAGGAAGAAGTATGATAGAGAGCAAAGAGAGATGTCAAAGAGAAAATTTTGTTCCAGTCATCGAGCGAGCGATAACAGAACATGGAGGCACTTTTCAGTTCTGGAATTCTTATTTTAATGGATTAAATTATCAATTTAGTGGCGAACATGAAAAGGGACTCAACCTTTATTTTCAGCTAGCTGTAGAGTGCGGATTGTTAAAAACAATGCCCTCTATCATTAAATATTCGTATAAGTAA
- a CDS encoding UbiX family flavin prenyltransferase has translation MKTFTIGITGASGAVYGVRLAQEILKSGHKLHLVVTEAGWQVFREELLWNTEDRERCIEENFASYGKDRLHYHTLRDFNAPIASGSYQNDGMVIIPCSMGTLSGIAHGASGNLLERTADVMLKESRKLILVPRETPLHKIHLENMLKVTEAGGKIVPAMPGFYHLPKSMDDIVNFLVGKVLDNLGVHHELFTRWGD, from the coding sequence ATGAAAACTTTTACAATCGGAATAACAGGAGCGAGTGGAGCTGTATACGGAGTAAGACTTGCTCAAGAGATCTTAAAAAGCGGACACAAGTTACATCTTGTTGTAACGGAAGCAGGTTGGCAAGTGTTCAGAGAAGAATTATTGTGGAATACAGAAGACCGCGAACGCTGTATAGAAGAGAATTTTGCTTCATATGGCAAAGATCGTCTTCATTATCACACACTTCGTGACTTTAATGCACCGATCGCGAGTGGCTCGTATCAGAACGACGGCATGGTCATCATTCCTTGTTCGATGGGAACTCTCTCTGGGATCGCTCATGGTGCTTCAGGAAACCTGTTAGAACGTACAGCAGACGTTATGCTGAAAGAGAGCAGAAAACTAATCTTAGTGCCAAGAGAAACACCACTTCATAAGATTCATCTTGAAAACATGTTAAAAGTAACAGAAGCAGGAGGAAAGATTGTTCCTGCGATGCCTGGTTTTTATCACCTGCCAAAGTCGATGGATGACATAGTGAACTTTTTGGTAGGTAAAGTACTAGATAACTTAGGTGTACATCACGAATTGTTTACACGCTGGGGAGACTGA
- a CDS encoding UbiA-like polyprenyltransferase — MIKFEHTIFALPFAFLGAIMGNLVEEGTVPSLMEWIWITLAMVGARSSAMALNRAIDSEIDGRNPRTKTRAIPAKLLKRGEVYLFILISLALLFVSAYQLNALSVKLLPLAVFFLVIYSYTKRFTYLCHIVLGVTIAIAPLGGWVGATGTLSPEAFLLFIGVLFWTAGFDVIYATQDAEYDKTHGLYSIPSSFGIANGLMTARWLHVASFIAFVSLGIVSGMGWIYYLGVFISGAIMVYEHSLVKPHDLSKLDVAFFTMNGVLSVVMFIFSVGDLLI; from the coding sequence ATGATAAAGTTTGAACATACCATCTTTGCTCTACCCTTTGCGTTTCTTGGAGCGATCATGGGAAACCTTGTGGAAGAGGGGACAGTTCCATCCTTAATGGAATGGATTTGGATCACACTAGCCATGGTAGGTGCACGAAGCTCTGCTATGGCCTTAAACCGTGCGATAGATTCAGAGATTGATGGAAGAAATCCTAGAACGAAAACAAGAGCGATACCAGCTAAGCTTTTGAAAAGAGGGGAAGTCTATCTTTTCATACTGATCTCATTAGCTTTGTTGTTCGTTAGTGCTTACCAACTAAATGCACTTTCCGTAAAGCTTTTGCCGCTTGCGGTCTTTTTTCTTGTTATCTATTCGTATACGAAGCGTTTTACGTATTTGTGTCATATCGTGTTAGGTGTCACGATCGCCATCGCACCACTAGGCGGTTGGGTAGGTGCGACCGGAACATTAAGTCCCGAAGCCTTTTTACTATTTATAGGTGTATTGTTTTGGACAGCTGGTTTTGACGTGATCTATGCGACACAAGATGCTGAATATGATAAAACACATGGTCTGTACTCTATTCCATCTTCATTTGGTATCGCAAATGGTCTGATGACTGCTAGATGGCTGCATGTTGCTAGTTTCATAGCTTTCGTCTCACTTGGCATTGTATCAGGAATGGGCTGGATCTACTACCTAGGTGTGTTCATATCTGGTGCGATCATGGTGTATGAGCATTCACTCGTTAAGCCTCATGATCTTTCTAAACTAGATGTGGCCTTCTTTACGATGAACGGAGTATTGAGTGTTGTCATGTTTATCTTTTCAGTGGGAGATTTGTTGATATGA
- a CDS encoding demethylmenaquinone methyltransferase: MLSKEERVHSVFEKISDQYDYMNDLISFKQHSKWRKDTMKRMKVQPGNQCLDVCCGTGEWTFALAEEVGTEGKVVGLDFSQNMLNVGIEKLKKRRSPGVSFIHGNAMELPFDDNSFDFVTIGFGLRNVPDYLQTLKEMARVVKPGGRVVCLETSHPTVPVFKQLFKFYFTYIMPVFGKLFAKSYQEYAWLQESTEAFLTKEELKELFKQAGLSNVEVKSYALGAAAMHTGKKQQ, from the coding sequence ATGTTGAGTAAAGAAGAACGGGTTCACTCTGTATTTGAAAAGATTTCAGATCAGTATGATTACATGAACGATCTGATCTCTTTTAAACAGCATAGTAAATGGCGTAAAGATACGATGAAAAGAATGAAAGTACAGCCTGGTAACCAATGTTTAGATGTTTGTTGTGGGACAGGTGAATGGACGTTCGCTCTAGCTGAAGAAGTTGGTACTGAAGGAAAAGTAGTCGGCCTAGATTTTAGCCAGAACATGCTGAATGTTGGGATCGAAAAGTTAAAAAAACGCCGATCTCCTGGAGTCAGCTTCATCCATGGCAACGCGATGGAACTTCCGTTCGATGATAACAGCTTTGATTTCGTCACGATCGGGTTTGGTCTTAGAAACGTTCCTGATTATCTTCAGACACTGAAAGAGATGGCACGAGTTGTGAAGCCGGGTGGCAGAGTGGTGTGTCTAGAGACTTCGCATCCGACGGTTCCGGTGTTCAAGCAGCTCTTTAAGTTTTATTTTACCTATATCATGCCAGTATTCGGTAAGCTGTTCGCAAAAAGTTACCAAGAATACGCATGGCTTCAAGAATCAACAGAAGCTTTTTTAACAAAAGAAGAACTAAAAGAACTTTTCAAACAAGCGGGTTTGTCTAACGTTGAAGTTAAATCGTATGCTTTAGGTGCTGCGGCCATGCATACAGGGAAAAAACAGCAATAG
- a CDS encoding heptaprenyl diphosphate synthase component 1, translating to MNTMEQIQRLKQHTLLLMQHSYVERYIQPPVFNESKVFITYCLLRELELDEAVEAEYFSSITLIQSALDRHDDILKEEINENKKNRQLVVLSGDYFSSLYYLLLSHCENLDLISKLSSAVQEINELKADLHSQNKDKFSTTNVEYLKAAQKIDSLLLTKAAESFGLYTYIPFIERYLLVSRYHSLDSRRRLSDDQLNYLKTCEKELKNKEVEMPLLFHREGYNMVDANKNDLMLGEG from the coding sequence ATGAACACCATGGAACAAATTCAACGTTTAAAACAACATACACTTTTATTGATGCAGCACAGTTATGTAGAACGATATATCCAACCTCCAGTCTTTAATGAATCCAAAGTATTCATCACGTACTGTCTGCTGCGTGAACTCGAATTGGATGAAGCTGTAGAAGCCGAGTATTTTAGTTCGATTACGCTCATTCAGTCTGCATTGGACCGTCATGATGACATCTTAAAAGAGGAAATCAACGAGAACAAAAAGAACCGTCAGCTTGTCGTGTTGTCAGGCGATTATTTTAGCAGTCTCTACTACTTACTTTTATCTCACTGTGAAAATCTAGATCTGATCTCAAAGCTATCGAGTGCGGTTCAGGAAATTAACGAACTGAAGGCAGATCTGCATAGTCAGAATAAGGACAAGTTTTCAACCACGAACGTTGAATATTTAAAAGCCGCGCAAAAGATAGATAGTCTTTTATTAACTAAAGCTGCTGAATCGTTTGGTCTTTATACATATATACCTTTTATTGAGAGGTACCTACTTGTGTCACGGTACCATAGTCTTGATTCGAGAAGACGATTGAGTGACGATCAGTTGAACTACCTTAAGACATGCGAGAAGGAACTTAAGAATAAAGAAGTTGAGATGCCATTGTTGTTTCATAGAGAAGGATACAATATGGTGGATGCTAACAAAAATGACTTAATGTTAGGAGAGGGTTAA
- the mtrB gene encoding trp RNA-binding attenuation protein MtrB translates to MKSEFDFFVIKAKENGVNVIGLTRGTETRFHHSEKLDKGEVMIAQFTEHTSAVKVRGKAVIYTKHGEVDTES, encoded by the coding sequence ATGAAATCAGAATTTGATTTTTTCGTGATCAAAGCGAAAGAGAACGGCGTAAACGTGATCGGCTTAACGCGTGGTACAGAAACAAGATTTCACCATTCTGAAAAGCTTGATAAAGGCGAAGTGATGATCGCTCAGTTCACTGAACATACTTCAGCTGTAAAGGTTAGAGGAAAAGCAGTGATCTACACGAAACACGGAGAAGTAGATACAGAATCTTAA
- the folE gene encoding GTP cyclohydrolase I FolE, giving the protein MAEVQKEKIELAVKMILEAIGEDPEREGLIDTPKRVAKMYEEVFQGLNQDPKEHFATIFGEDHEELVLVKDIPFYSMCEHHLVPFFGKAHIGYIPKGGKVTGLSKLARAVEAVTKRPQLQERITSTIANSLLETLEPHGVIVVIEAEHMCMTMRGVKKPGSMTVTSAVRGVFEKDPAARAEVLSLIKN; this is encoded by the coding sequence GTGGCAGAAGTTCAAAAAGAAAAAATTGAGTTAGCTGTAAAAATGATATTAGAAGCGATAGGTGAAGATCCTGAGCGAGAGGGTTTAATAGATACACCAAAACGAGTTGCGAAAATGTATGAAGAAGTCTTTCAAGGATTGAATCAAGATCCTAAAGAGCACTTTGCTACTATTTTTGGAGAAGATCATGAAGAATTAGTGCTTGTAAAAGACATTCCTTTCTACTCCATGTGTGAGCATCATCTCGTACCTTTCTTTGGCAAAGCGCATATCGGATACATACCTAAAGGTGGAAAAGTAACAGGATTAAGCAAGCTTGCGAGAGCTGTGGAAGCTGTTACAAAACGACCTCAACTTCAAGAAAGAATCACTTCAACGATTGCGAACAGCTTGTTGGAAACTTTAGAACCTCATGGTGTGATCGTTGTGATCGAAGCAGAGCATATGTGCATGACGATGCGTGGTGTAAAAAAACCGGGCTCTATGACGGTTACTTCAGCAGTGCGTGGAGTATTTGAAAAAGATCCTGCGGCACGTGCAGAAGTACTAAGTTTAATCAAAAACTAA
- a CDS encoding HU family DNA-binding protein — MNKTDLINAVSEQAELSKKDASKAVDAVFEAITGTLQSGDKVQLIGFGNFEVRERAARKGRNPQTGQEIEISASKVPAFKPGKALKDAVK; from the coding sequence ATGAACAAGACTGATCTAATCAATGCAGTATCTGAGCAAGCTGAGCTTTCTAAGAAAGATGCATCTAAAGCAGTTGACGCTGTTTTCGAAGCAATCACTGGTACACTACAAAGCGGTGATAAGGTTCAACTTATCGGATTTGGTAACTTTGAAGTTCGTGAGCGTGCAGCTCGTAAAGGCCGCAACCCACAAACTGGTCAAGAGATCGAGATCTCTGCTAGCAAAGTTCCTGCTTTCAAACCAGGGAAAGCCCTTAAGGACGCTGTTAAATAA
- the spoIVA gene encoding stage IV sporulation protein A, translating into MEKIDIFKDIAERTGGDIYLGVVGAVRTGKSTFIKKFMELVVLPNIDNEAERQRAQDELPQSAAGRTIMTTEPKFVPNNAVKINVGDGLDVNIRLVDSVGYAVPSAKGYEDENGPRMIHTPWYDEPIPFHEAAEIGTRKVIQEHSTLGVVVTTDGTIGEIPRYDYVESEERVVEELKEVGKPFIMLINSTQPHHPDTQKLRNELCEKYDIPVLAMSVEAMTEHDINNVLREALYEFPVLEVNVNLPSWVMVLRENHWLRESYEEAVRETVQDIKRLRDVDKVVGFFADYDFIDDARLAGIEMGQGIAEIDLFAPDYLYDQILKEVVGVEIRGKDHLLQLMQEFAYAKTEYDQVADALRMVKQTGYGIAAPAITDMSLDEPEIIRQGSRFGVRLKAIAPSIHMIKVDVESEFAPIIGTEKQSEEMLRYLMQDFEEDPLSIWNSDIFGRSLNSIVREGIQGKISLMPENARYKLKETLERIINEGSGGLIAIIL; encoded by the coding sequence ATGGAGAAAATCGATATTTTCAAAGATATCGCCGAACGGACAGGCGGAGATATCTACTTGGGTGTAGTAGGAGCAGTTAGAACAGGGAAGTCCACATTTATTAAGAAGTTTATGGAGCTTGTGGTGCTGCCGAACATTGATAATGAAGCAGAACGCCAACGTGCTCAAGATGAATTACCGCAGAGTGCAGCTGGACGCACCATTATGACCACTGAGCCCAAATTTGTTCCAAACAATGCGGTGAAGATCAATGTAGGTGATGGGCTAGATGTTAACATACGTCTCGTTGATTCAGTCGGTTATGCGGTTCCGAGTGCAAAAGGGTACGAAGATGAAAACGGCCCACGAATGATTCATACGCCATGGTATGATGAGCCGATTCCGTTTCATGAAGCAGCTGAGATCGGTACTCGTAAAGTTATTCAAGAGCACTCCACACTTGGTGTAGTCGTAACAACGGATGGCACGATCGGTGAGATTCCAAGATACGATTATGTGGAATCTGAAGAACGAGTGGTTGAAGAGCTGAAAGAAGTTGGAAAGCCGTTTATCATGCTGATCAACTCCACGCAGCCGCACCATCCAGATACGCAAAAACTTCGCAACGAGCTTTGTGAAAAATATGATATTCCTGTACTCGCGATGAGTGTTGAAGCGATGACGGAGCATGATATTAACAATGTGTTAAGAGAAGCGTTATACGAGTTTCCGGTGCTTGAGGTCAATGTTAACCTTCCTAGCTGGGTGATGGTCCTTCGTGAGAACCATTGGCTGCGTGAAAGCTATGAAGAAGCAGTAAGAGAGACGGTTCAAGATATTAAACGTCTTCGTGATGTTGATAAAGTCGTTGGATTCTTCGCTGATTATGATTTTATTGATGATGCAAGACTCGCAGGAATTGAAATGGGGCAAGGGATTGCTGAGATTGATTTGTTCGCACCAGATTACCTGTACGACCAGATCCTAAAAGAAGTGGTGGGCGTAGAGATTCGAGGAAAAGACCATTTGCTTCAGCTGATGCAAGAATTTGCTTACGCTAAGACGGAATATGATCAAGTGGCAGACGCTCTTCGCATGGTGAAACAAACAGGCTATGGAATCGCAGCACCAGCCATTACCGATATGAGCCTCGATGAGCCGGAGATCATCCGTCAAGGATCTCGATTCGGTGTACGACTGAAGGCAATCGCACCTTCCATTCATATGATCAAAGTAGATGTAGAATCAGAGTTTGCTCCGATTATCGGCACCGAAAAACAAAGTGAAGAGATGCTAAGATACTTGATGCAAGACTTTGAAGAAGATCCGCTATCAATCTGGAATTCTGATATCTTTGGAAGATCGCTTAACTCGATCGTACGAGAAGGTATCCAAGGAAAGATATCACTGATGCCAGAGAATGCAAGATATAAATTAAAAGAGACATTAGAACGTATTATAAATGAAGGTTCAGGCGGTTTGATTGCCATTATTTTATAA
- a CDS encoding DUF2768 domain-containing protein produces MSEGLLKMWVALSAIGLMFVAVFSIMFSRAKLSGIFQTIVSLFAWICMIVAGILIVIVVFSGPVQG; encoded by the coding sequence ATGAGTGAAGGTTTGTTAAAAATGTGGGTGGCACTATCAGCCATCGGTTTAATGTTTGTTGCTGTTTTCTCTATCATGTTTAGTCGAGCGAAATTATCTGGTATTTTTCAGACGATCGTTTCACTGTTCGCCTGGATCTGCATGATCGTTGCAGGAATTCTAATCGTTATCGTCGTGTTCAGCGGACCAGTGCAAGGTTAA
- a CDS encoding stage VI sporulation protein F produces the protein MEREQHFFDKIEKKTSVKKDDIFKLAQSVSGSNLRDERTIRMLISQVSSMAGVAVSKQKEDQIVQAVLNNNIPLDLATLSKMFEGK, from the coding sequence GTGGAACGTGAACAACACTTTTTTGATAAGATCGAGAAGAAAACAAGTGTAAAAAAGGATGATATTTTTAAACTTGCTCAATCCGTAAGCGGGTCAAATCTTCGTGACGAGCGCACGATTCGTATGCTGATTTCCCAAGTATCTTCTATGGCGGGAGTAGCAGTTTCCAAACAAAAAGAAGATCAGATCGTTCAAGCTGTTCTTAACAATAACATCCCTCTTGACTTAGCAACATTATCTAAGATGTTTGAAGGTAAGTAG
- a CDS encoding NAD(P)H-dependent glycerol-3-phosphate dehydrogenase, which translates to MDKVAVLGAGSWGTALAIVLADNGHHVSLWGRREDQVSEINNHHTNEKYLPGVELPENIQATTQLSECVKEADTIVLVTPTKAMREVLGQVKNELNAPVTIVHASKGIEPGTYKRISEIIEEELPASVLDSVVVLSGPSHAEEVSLRQPTTVTVSSVNMEAAENVQDLFINQNFRVYTNPDVVGVELGGALKNIIALGAGLSDGLGYGDNAKAALITRGLAEIARLGTHMGANPLTFSGLTGIGDLIVTCTSVHSRNWRAGNMLGKGMKLEDVLENMGMVVEGVRTTQAAYELSKREEVEMPITQVLYDVLFNGKGAKQAVDDLMQRSRTHEVEDVSSLKS; encoded by the coding sequence ATGGATAAAGTTGCTGTTTTAGGTGCTGGAAGTTGGGGTACTGCTCTTGCCATCGTTTTGGCTGACAACGGTCATCACGTTTCCCTGTGGGGTCGCAGAGAGGATCAGGTCAGCGAGATCAACAACCATCATACAAATGAGAAATATTTGCCAGGCGTTGAACTCCCTGAAAACATACAAGCAACAACTCAGTTGAGCGAATGTGTGAAAGAAGCTGACACCATTGTACTCGTCACGCCAACAAAAGCGATGAGAGAAGTACTCGGACAAGTAAAGAACGAATTGAACGCTCCTGTTACAATCGTTCATGCTTCTAAAGGCATCGAACCTGGTACATATAAACGTATTTCTGAAATCATAGAAGAAGAGCTTCCAGCTTCGGTTTTAGATTCTGTGGTTGTGCTCTCTGGACCAAGTCATGCGGAAGAAGTTTCTTTAAGACAGCCCACAACCGTTACGGTTTCTTCTGTAAATATGGAAGCTGCTGAAAACGTACAAGATCTTTTTATTAACCAAAACTTCCGTGTCTACACGAATCCTGATGTTGTCGGAGTTGAACTCGGTGGTGCCTTGAAGAACATCATCGCGCTAGGCGCTGGACTTTCTGATGGACTAGGTTATGGAGATAATGCGAAGGCAGCTTTAATCACGAGAGGTCTCGCTGAGATCGCTCGACTTGGTACACATATGGGCGCGAACCCACTAACTTTCTCTGGTCTAACAGGAATTGGGGATCTGATCGTAACGTGTACGAGTGTTCATAGCCGTAACTGGCGAGCTGGTAACATGCTTGGAAAAGGAATGAAGTTAGAAGATGTTCTTGAGAATATGGGCATGGTCGTCGAAGGGGTCAGAACGACTCAAGCTGCGTACGAATTGAGTAAACGTGAAGAAGTGGAGATGCCGATCACACAAGTGTTATATGATGTATTGTTCAATGGCAAGGGTGCAAAACAAGCGGTTGACGATCTGATGCAGCGTTCTCGTACACATGAAGTGGAAGATGTATCTTCTTTAAAAAGTTAG